The following are encoded in a window of uncultured Ilyobacter sp. genomic DNA:
- a CDS encoding sodium-dependent transporter, which produces MKGKKDVYTASLGLIGSAIGLGNLWRFPYMVGKNGGGAFLIVYLCFVVLLGAPLMIGEFILGRSSHASIVGAFKSFTPGKPWYLTGGLGVLTSSLILGFYGLVGGWSLKFFYLSSTNAFINKNSSEMGEIFIKFIASPVDPIFWQILFMVITALVLISKIEGSVEKITKIMMPMLFLIIIVLCMKALVLPEIGKGMVFFLKPDFSRITAGGIQAAMGQAFFSLSIGMGVLITYGSFMKSDENLFISALHVIGTDTIVAFLIGVIVFPVAFTYGIDPGSGPGLIFTTLSSLFNEIPGGYGLGVMFFLLLFLAALTTAISLLESVVTCLNNQCKLPRDISVLIATVLITGLGSLTSLSLGVWRETNIFYILDYITVDIFLPVIAMLTSFYIGHVLELKVIQEEMTNNGVQFKHAKILQQMLKFVCPVIIGAVLLIGLVLN; this is translated from the coding sequence ATGAAGGGGAAAAAAGATGTTTATACAGCAAGCCTAGGTTTGATCGGATCAGCTATAGGTCTCGGAAATTTATGGAGATTTCCATATATGGTTGGAAAAAACGGTGGAGGAGCTTTTCTTATTGTCTATCTTTGTTTTGTTGTCTTACTAGGGGCTCCGCTTATGATAGGGGAGTTTATATTGGGTAGAAGTTCTCATGCTAGTATCGTAGGAGCTTTCAAAAGTTTTACCCCTGGAAAACCGTGGTATCTCACAGGTGGACTAGGAGTACTTACCTCTAGCCTTATACTAGGTTTTTATGGTCTTGTAGGAGGGTGGTCTTTAAAGTTTTTCTATCTCTCTTCCACAAATGCTTTTATCAATAAAAATTCCTCAGAAATGGGAGAAATATTCATAAAGTTTATCGCTTCACCGGTAGACCCGATATTTTGGCAGATATTATTTATGGTAATAACGGCTCTTGTTCTCATAAGTAAAATAGAGGGAAGTGTAGAAAAGATAACAAAAATAATGATGCCGATGCTTTTTCTTATAATAATCGTTCTCTGCATGAAGGCACTTGTTCTTCCTGAAATAGGAAAAGGAATGGTGTTTTTTCTAAAACCTGATTTTTCTAGAATTACTGCCGGAGGAATACAGGCAGCCATGGGTCAGGCATTTTTTAGCCTTAGTATAGGGATGGGTGTGCTGATAACTTATGGTTCCTTTATGAAGAGTGATGAAAATCTTTTTATTTCAGCCCTTCATGTAATAGGCACAGACACAATTGTAGCTTTTTTGATAGGAGTAATTGTTTTTCCTGTAGCCTTTACCTACGGGATAGATCCTGGGTCAGGTCCAGGCCTGATATTTACCACTCTTTCCTCTCTCTTTAATGAAATACCTGGAGGCTATGGATTGGGAGTGATGTTTTTTTTACTTTTGTTTTTGGCCGCTCTGACTACTGCGATCTCTTTGCTCGAATCTGTGGTGACATGTCTGAATAATCAGTGTAAATTACCTAGAGATATAAGCGTCCTTATAGCTACTGTATTGATAACGGGATTAGGAAGTCTGACCTCTTTGTCTCTAGGTGTTTGGAGAGAGACTAATATATTTTATATTTTAGACTACATAACGGTGGATATTTTCCTACCTGTCATAGCTATGCTGACATCTTTTTATATAGGTCATGTATTAGAGCTCAAAGTAATCCAAGAGGAGATGACAAATAACGGAGTCCAGTTTAAGCATGCCAAGATTTTGCAGCAGATGTTAAAATTTGTATGTCCTGTAATTATAGGGGCTGTACTTTTGATTGGATTGGTTCTGAATTAG
- a CDS encoding PP2C family protein-serine/threonine phosphatase yields the protein MIYAGLIFALFLMFIKVLKNQERAYRGEISNILRKLREKEEYNAIIDSIQDEYDQTLQAIQKQGKELENSIEELKEYRVELDITYNNLIKKSTQLEYSNEVLERRVANLSNLNAVARTVLSIIKLEKIIDIILDAYFVLTGAKKISLYLWEEGMLVNKKTKGNIVFKGTLSYPRETLEGFSRQDFRKVYEELSKGFKVEENEAVIISDLNVKGKELGVIYIVEDRERLIDSDQETISALAIQVANAINNAKMYAELLVKERISKELEVASRIQKKILPKEMKKVCGLEIANYFEPAKEVGGDYYDYCQREEDSVSITIADVSGKGVPAAFLMALIRSVLKTLNYKDTQPSEMLTTLNEIIYPDITEDMFVTLFHSKYIFSERTLYYSNAGHNPLIIYKADTGKVVEYNVKGVAIGFIPEYRYKLGKVELSKGDILLYYTDGITEAENSDREMFGIDRLKEVIYYNREKSAEEVKRAILDSINNFRGDHEQVDDLTFVVIRNNE from the coding sequence ATGATTTATGCAGGTCTTATATTTGCTTTGTTTTTAATGTTCATAAAGGTTTTAAAAAACCAGGAGAGGGCGTATAGGGGAGAGATAAGCAATATACTAAGAAAGCTAAGAGAAAAAGAGGAGTATAACGCAATCATAGACAGTATCCAAGATGAATATGACCAGACTCTTCAGGCAATACAGAAACAGGGGAAAGAGCTTGAGAACTCCATAGAGGAGCTTAAAGAATACAGGGTTGAGCTAGATATAACTTACAACAATCTCATAAAAAAATCTACACAGCTAGAATATAGTAACGAAGTTCTTGAGAGAAGGGTTGCAAACCTTTCGAATCTAAATGCTGTTGCAAGGACGGTACTTTCTATAATTAAGCTTGAAAAAATAATTGATATAATATTGGATGCCTATTTTGTTCTCACAGGAGCCAAAAAAATATCACTGTATCTTTGGGAAGAGGGAATGCTGGTAAATAAAAAAACCAAGGGAAATATTGTTTTTAAGGGCACCCTAAGTTATCCACGTGAAACTTTAGAAGGATTTAGTAGACAAGATTTCAGAAAAGTTTATGAAGAACTTTCTAAGGGGTTTAAGGTAGAGGAAAACGAGGCTGTAATAATATCGGACCTCAATGTAAAGGGGAAGGAACTAGGAGTCATATACATTGTAGAAGATAGAGAAAGACTCATAGACAGCGACCAAGAAACTATATCTGCTCTGGCAATACAGGTGGCCAATGCTATAAACAATGCCAAGATGTATGCAGAACTTCTCGTGAAAGAGAGGATCTCAAAGGAACTTGAAGTGGCATCTAGGATCCAGAAGAAGATACTTCCGAAGGAGATGAAAAAAGTCTGCGGCTTAGAGATTGCAAACTATTTTGAACCAGCCAAAGAGGTAGGTGGGGACTACTATGACTATTGCCAAAGAGAAGAGGACAGCGTATCTATAACAATAGCAGACGTAAGCGGGAAGGGGGTCCCGGCAGCATTTTTGATGGCTCTTATAAGATCAGTTCTAAAAACACTGAACTACAAGGATACTCAGCCTTCCGAGATGCTTACGACCCTCAATGAGATAATATATCCAGATATAACAGAAGATATGTTTGTAACATTGTTTCACAGTAAATATATTTTTAGTGAGAGAACCCTCTATTATTCAAATGCAGGGCATAATCCCCTAATAATATATAAAGCTGATACAGGGAAAGTCGTAGAATATAATGTAAAGGGAGTGGCCATAGGATTTATTCCTGAATACAGATACAAACTCGGGAAAGTAGAACTATCTAAGGGCGATATACTCCTATATTATACAGACGGAATTACTGAAGCTGAAAATAGTGACAGGGAGATGTTTGGAATAGACAGACTGAAAGAGGTTATCTATTATAACAGGGAAAAAAGTGCTGAAGAGGTCAAAAGAGCAATTTTAGATTCTATAAATAACTTTAGAGGTGACCACGAACAGGTTGATGATCTGACCTTTGTAGTAATAAGAAATAATGAGTAG
- a CDS encoding ABC transporter permease — translation MPIIISIIMATIRQAAPILITAIGGMFSEISGVVNIGLEGMMLMGAFSAAVTSYYTGSATLGIIGGMLAGGLTATIHAVLSIKYKGNQTVSGVAINLFASGFTVFMLRVLFNQSGNTPTVPKAPALFGVSIIVIMIYLIAIWSQFFLYKTTTGLRMRAVGEHPLAADTVGIDVAKIRYFGVIMSGVFAGLGGAYLSIGALSQFTKEMSAGRGFIALAALVFGKWTPKGVLAASLLFGFADAGQTLIQQYVDFIPPQFIQMIPYILTLLALAGVVGKAVAPSASGKPYDKNSN, via the coding sequence ATGCCTATCATAATAAGTATAATAATGGCTACAATAAGACAGGCTGCCCCTATACTCATAACTGCAATCGGTGGAATGTTTTCAGAGATTTCAGGTGTGGTTAATATAGGTCTTGAAGGGATGATGCTAATGGGTGCATTCTCTGCTGCAGTAACATCATACTATACTGGAAGTGCCACCCTTGGAATTATCGGCGGAATGCTGGCAGGGGGACTTACGGCAACTATTCACGCTGTTCTCAGTATCAAATATAAGGGGAACCAGACAGTTTCAGGTGTTGCTATAAACCTTTTTGCCTCTGGATTTACGGTATTTATGCTAAGAGTCCTCTTTAATCAGTCTGGAAATACTCCTACAGTTCCAAAGGCACCTGCACTTTTTGGTGTCTCAATAATAGTTATAATGATATATCTCATCGCCATATGGTCCCAGTTCTTCCTGTATAAGACAACTACAGGTCTGAGAATGAGGGCAGTGGGGGAACACCCCCTTGCGGCGGACACAGTTGGGATAGATGTTGCCAAGATAAGATATTTTGGTGTCATAATGTCAGGTGTTTTTGCTGGTCTAGGTGGAGCGTACCTTTCCATAGGGGCTTTATCACAGTTTACCAAGGAGATGTCTGCCGGTAGAGGATTTATAGCCCTCGCGGCCCTTGTATTTGGTAAATGGACTCCAAAAGGTGTTCTGGCAGCCAGTCTGCTTTTTGGTTTTGCAGATGCAGGCCAGACTCTCATACAGCAGTATGTAGATTTTATACCTCCTCAGTTTATACAGATGATACCTTATATTCTGACACTGCTCGCTCTTGCAGGAGTGGTTGGTAAGGCTGTGGCTCCCAGTGCTTCAGGAAAACCCTATGACAAGAATTCAAACTAG
- a CDS encoding amino acid ABC transporter substrate-binding protein, with product MKKIALIFLATIALLGCGKKSTDSYDKIKEQGKFIVGLDDTFAPMGFRDENGEIVGFDIDLAKEVANRMGVEAEFSPREWSSIVFELKSGNIDMVWNGMTITPERQEQIAFSEPYFSNDQIIMTLADSSVEKAEDLKGKIIGVQLGSSSYTLVMNNPISESASEIKKYATNAEALMDLEAKRIDAVVIDVIVGEYYAAKKETREEKDIFKSLDEALGKEEFGVGLRKEDKELKKEIDRILAEMKKDGTFDKIYTKWFGNKEA from the coding sequence ATGAAAAAGATCGCATTAATATTTTTAGCTACAATCGCACTTTTAGGCTGCGGTAAAAAAAGTACAGATTCTTATGACAAAATCAAAGAACAGGGGAAATTTATCGTAGGATTAGATGATACCTTTGCTCCTATGGGATTCAGAGATGAAAATGGAGAAATTGTAGGATTTGACATCGATCTAGCAAAAGAAGTAGCAAACAGAATGGGTGTAGAGGCTGAGTTCTCTCCTCGTGAATGGAGTAGTATCGTATTCGAATTAAAAAGCGGAAACATCGATATGGTATGGAACGGAATGACTATAACTCCCGAAAGACAGGAACAGATCGCATTTTCTGAGCCTTACTTCTCAAATGACCAGATTATAATGACTTTAGCTGACAGTTCTGTTGAAAAAGCTGAGGACCTTAAGGGAAAAATCATAGGAGTACAGCTTGGAAGCAGCAGCTATACACTTGTTATGAACAATCCTATTTCAGAAAGCGCATCTGAAATCAAAAAGTATGCTACAAATGCCGAGGCCCTAATGGACCTTGAGGCAAAAAGAATCGATGCAGTGGTAATCGATGTAATTGTAGGGGAATATTACGCTGCCAAAAAAGAAACTAGAGAGGAAAAAGATATTTTTAAATCTCTAGATGAAGCCCTCGGTAAAGAAGAATTTGGTGTAGGACTTAGAAAAGAAGATAAAGAGCTAAAGAAAGAGATCGATAGAATTCTTGCTGAAATGAAGAAAGATGGAACTTTCGACAAGATCTATACAAAGTGGTTTGGTAACAAGGAGGCTTAA
- a CDS encoding ABC transporter ATP-binding protein gives MSEYILEMKDIRKTFLGGKVVANDNITLKIEKGEKHAIVGENGAGKSTLMKILNGLYQPTSGEIYYHGKKVKIDGPGEASKLGIGMVYQHFMLVPTLTVAENMILGVEPKKGMMLDLKTAREEVRRVSEKYGLEINPDALVSDISVGIQQRVEILKILFKGANLLVFDEPTAVLTPQEVKELYKIMDNLIEEGKTIIFISHKLQEVLDISDNITVIRRGKDVSNFPTSEATKEKIANAMVGRAVLFTTEKPEVELGKELVEVNNLIVKNNKGILAVDGATFNIREGEILGIAGVEGSGQTELIEAITGLRKPQAGTILLDGKPITGKSARNIILDGVAHIPEDRHKRAAISEFSVRDNFALGVHRDKYSKSRFLLDFKKMKDDAISFMEKYDVRPREITTGFGRLSGGNQQKLVVARELEKDHKFIIASQPTRGVDIGAIESIHRMILEEKKKSNAVLVVSAELSEILNLSDRIAVMCGGRITGILDRADATEEKIGILMAGGELHED, from the coding sequence GTGAGCGAGTATATCTTAGAGATGAAAGATATTAGAAAAACCTTTCTCGGTGGAAAAGTTGTAGCCAACGATAATATTACATTGAAGATAGAAAAAGGAGAAAAACACGCAATAGTAGGGGAGAACGGAGCAGGTAAATCAACACTTATGAAAATACTTAACGGACTCTATCAGCCTACTTCTGGTGAAATATATTATCATGGAAAAAAAGTAAAAATAGACGGCCCGGGAGAAGCTTCTAAGTTAGGGATAGGAATGGTATATCAGCATTTTATGCTTGTTCCGACTTTGACGGTGGCTGAAAATATGATACTGGGAGTAGAGCCCAAAAAAGGTATGATGCTCGACTTGAAAACTGCTAGAGAAGAAGTCAGAAGAGTATCTGAAAAATATGGATTAGAAATAAATCCTGATGCACTTGTATCTGACATATCGGTAGGGATTCAACAGAGAGTAGAGATACTTAAGATACTCTTTAAGGGGGCCAATCTGCTTGTATTTGACGAGCCTACGGCAGTTCTCACGCCTCAAGAGGTAAAAGAACTCTATAAGATAATGGATAACCTCATAGAAGAGGGGAAAACAATCATATTTATATCTCATAAACTCCAGGAAGTTTTGGATATATCTGATAATATAACCGTAATAAGAAGAGGTAAAGATGTGTCAAACTTTCCAACATCAGAAGCTACAAAGGAAAAAATAGCCAATGCAATGGTAGGGAGAGCAGTATTGTTCACGACGGAAAAGCCTGAAGTGGAGCTAGGAAAAGAACTTGTAGAGGTAAATAATCTCATTGTAAAAAATAACAAGGGAATTTTAGCTGTAGACGGAGCCACTTTCAATATAAGAGAGGGCGAGATTTTAGGAATTGCAGGGGTAGAGGGGTCTGGTCAGACAGAGCTTATAGAGGCTATAACAGGTCTTAGAAAACCTCAGGCAGGAACTATTTTATTGGATGGAAAGCCTATAACAGGAAAGTCTGCAAGAAATATAATCCTTGACGGAGTGGCACACATACCTGAAGATAGACATAAAAGAGCGGCAATATCTGAATTTTCAGTAAGGGATAATTTTGCCCTTGGAGTGCACAGAGATAAATATTCAAAGAGCAGATTTCTTTTGGATTTTAAAAAGATGAAAGATGATGCCATAAGTTTTATGGAAAAATACGATGTAAGACCTCGTGAAATTACCACAGGTTTTGGAAGACTCTCAGGAGGAAACCAGCAAAAGTTGGTTGTGGCTAGAGAGCTAGAGAAAGATCATAAATTCATAATAGCCTCCCAGCCTACAAGAGGGGTGGATATAGGGGCTATAGAATCTATTCACAGAATGATTTTGGAAGAAAAGAAAAAATCTAATGCTGTTCTTGTGGTGTCAGCAGAACTTTCTGAAATACTAAACCTTTCAGACCGTATTGCTGTAATGTGTGGAGGAAGAATAACAGGGATTCTAGACAGGGCAGACGCTACTGAAGAAAAAATAGGAATTCTGATGGCAGGAGGGGAATTGCATGAAGACTAA
- a CDS encoding response regulator — MGKKRVLVIDDEESIRFLLREVIEDLGYHCLEAESAIVGIEIVDSQNPDLIILDIQMPQMNGLEAIQKIRKIDKKVPIFMLSAFSHMENVIENMGVDVQEFIPKPFDIDYLSKRITEEMG; from the coding sequence ATGGGGAAAAAAAGAGTACTGGTAATTGATGACGAGGAGAGCATAAGATTTCTTCTGAGAGAAGTTATAGAGGACCTTGGCTATCACTGCCTTGAAGCAGAGAGCGCCATAGTGGGTATTGAGATAGTAGATTCTCAAAATCCAGACCTTATTATTTTGGATATACAGATGCCACAGATGAACGGGCTAGAAGCCATTCAGAAAATAAGAAAAATAGACAAAAAAGTTCCTATTTTTATGCTGAGTGCATTTAGTCACATGGAAAATGTCATAGAAAATATGGGGGTAGATGTACAGGAGTTTATTCCAAAACCTTTTGATATAGACTATCTTAGCAAGAGAATAACAGAAGAAATGGGTTAA
- a CDS encoding DUF1385 domain-containing protein, translating into MKNKDVTVGGQAVIEGVMMKGSKNLATAVRKPNGEIVYRKTDISSKTGKFSKLPFVRGSIILFNTLILGTKELTFSANQADDTEEELSDKELFMTVGFALLLGVGLFMVLPSAIGGFVFSGNKLSANILEAFLRLLFFVVYIWAISFSKDIKRVFQYHGAEHKSIYAFENGLELTPENAKKYTTLHPRCGTSFLLIVMLCSIFVFSIADFIIPTPATMWGRIGLKAILRILFMPVIAGLSYEFQRYTSKNLHKGWVRALASPGLLLQKITTKEPDLEQLEVAIVALRVAMGETVDNAVEVDNKNLAIKEEHA; encoded by the coding sequence ATGAAAAATAAAGATGTCACTGTAGGTGGACAGGCTGTCATAGAGGGTGTAATGATGAAGGGCTCAAAAAACCTGGCAACAGCTGTAAGAAAACCTAATGGCGAAATAGTTTATAGAAAAACGGACATTTCCAGCAAAACAGGGAAATTTTCCAAGTTACCTTTTGTGAGAGGATCTATAATTTTATTTAACACCCTCATACTGGGGACAAAGGAGCTGACTTTTTCCGCCAATCAGGCAGATGATACAGAGGAAGAACTCAGCGACAAAGAGCTTTTTATGACGGTGGGATTTGCACTTTTACTGGGAGTAGGACTTTTCATGGTTCTGCCTTCGGCTATAGGGGGCTTTGTATTTTCAGGAAATAAACTCTCAGCAAATATTTTAGAGGCTTTTTTAAGACTGTTGTTTTTTGTTGTATATATCTGGGCTATCTCTTTTTCAAAGGATATTAAAAGAGTCTTCCAATATCATGGTGCTGAGCATAAATCCATATATGCATTTGAAAACGGCCTAGAACTTACTCCTGAAAATGCAAAGAAGTATACGACACTTCACCCTAGATGCGGTACAAGCTTTTTGCTTATTGTGATGCTTTGCTCCATATTTGTATTTTCTATCGCAGATTTCATAATACCTACACCGGCTACGATGTGGGGGCGGATAGGACTGAAAGCAATTTTGAGGATATTATTTATGCCGGTTATAGCGGGTCTGTCCTATGAGTTTCAGAGATATACCAGTAAAAATCTTCACAAAGGATGGGTCAGAGCATTGGCTTCACCTGGGTTGCTTTTACAGAAAATAACTACTAAAGAGCCTGATTTAGAACAGCTAGAGGTCGCAATAGTAGCTCTAAGGGTAGCTATGGGAGAAACTGTAGATAATGCAGTAGAGGTTGATAATAAAAATTTAGCAATAAAAGAGGAGCATGCCTAA
- a CDS encoding ABC transporter permease: protein MKTKIQNALVPILAVAIALLIGAGIIAYLGENPLNAYYYLFKGAFAGDRAIARTLLEATPMIFTGLSVLFAFKAGMFNIGGQGQVIMGGLAAAAVGAFVQNIGINNLFVVLILSGIAGFAWAAIAGYLKARLGVHEVISTIMLNYIAMSFEQYALNYPLKEGGIMGPSPQTPPVMLASRLPQLLPSTKEALNVGFILAIIAAIVVWYIFEKTILGYEIKAVGHNPTAAENAGINVARITALSLGIAGVLAALGGAERILGGVGQYTYRQGIMASYGFDGIAVALLGKNSPVGAVLAAILFACLRVGGRAMQFNTSIPSQIVIILQSVIILLIAAENMFKFFLERKKVSE, encoded by the coding sequence ATGAAGACTAAAATACAAAATGCCCTAGTTCCTATATTGGCAGTGGCTATTGCTCTTCTAATAGGGGCCGGAATAATCGCTTATCTTGGAGAAAATCCGTTAAACGCATATTACTATCTTTTTAAAGGCGCTTTCGCAGGTGACAGGGCTATTGCTAGAACACTCTTAGAAGCTACTCCTATGATTTTCACTGGACTTTCGGTTCTCTTTGCCTTTAAAGCAGGGATGTTTAATATAGGGGGACAGGGTCAGGTAATAATGGGAGGACTTGCAGCCGCAGCTGTAGGTGCCTTTGTACAGAATATTGGAATAAATAATCTGTTTGTCGTTCTTATTCTCTCTGGAATAGCAGGTTTTGCATGGGCTGCTATTGCTGGGTACTTGAAGGCCCGGCTCGGGGTACATGAGGTAATATCTACAATTATGTTAAACTACATAGCCATGAGTTTTGAACAGTATGCACTGAACTATCCTTTGAAGGAGGGAGGGATTATGGGACCTAGTCCTCAGACTCCACCTGTAATGCTGGCATCTAGATTACCGCAGCTGCTACCTTCTACAAAAGAAGCTTTAAATGTAGGATTTATACTTGCCATAATAGCAGCAATAGTTGTGTGGTATATATTTGAAAAAACTATTTTAGGATATGAGATAAAAGCCGTCGGGCATAACCCGACGGCTGCTGAAAATGCAGGTATAAATGTGGCTAGGATAACGGCACTCTCTCTTGGGATAGCAGGTGTGTTGGCGGCTCTTGGAGGAGCAGAGAGAATTCTTGGAGGAGTGGGTCAATATACCTATAGGCAAGGGATAATGGCCTCATATGGATTTGACGGTATAGCAGTAGCTCTTCTTGGGAAAAATTCACCTGTGGGAGCTGTGCTGGCAGCCATACTCTTTGCCTGTCTTCGTGTTGGAGGAAGGGCAATGCAGTTTAATACAAGTATTCCAAGTCAGATAGTAATCATTCTCCAATCAGTTATAATACTACTTATTGCTGCGGAAAATATGTTTAAATTTTTCCTGGAAAGAAAGAAGGTGAGTGAATAA
- a CDS encoding purine-nucleoside phosphorylase gives MYDKVMETVKYLNEKVDYRPKIAIILGSGLGDLVDYIEDKIEIAYEEIPNFPVSTVAGHAGQLVFGKIGGVEILAMKGRFHYYEGYNMKEVTYPVYVMKQFGVENIIVSNAAGGANTTFKPGTLMLITDHINFFGTNPLIGENDERFGHRFPDMSETYTKGLQDLAKETAKELGIDYREGVYLGTTGPTYETAAEVRAFINMGADAIGMSTVPEVIIANYLGMNILGISCITNMATGIAKEAHSHEAVVEIAKKTGNDFCRWIAETVKRIEL, from the coding sequence ATGTATGATAAAGTTATGGAGACAGTGAAGTATCTGAACGAAAAAGTGGATTACAGGCCTAAGATAGCTATTATCCTTGGTTCTGGGCTTGGTGATCTGGTAGATTATATAGAGGATAAAATAGAGATCGCCTATGAGGAAATACCTAATTTTCCTGTTTCTACTGTTGCAGGCCATGCAGGACAGCTTGTTTTTGGTAAGATAGGCGGAGTGGAAATCCTGGCAATGAAGGGGAGATTTCATTATTACGAAGGGTATAATATGAAAGAGGTAACTTATCCTGTCTATGTTATGAAGCAATTCGGTGTAGAAAATATTATAGTTAGCAATGCCGCAGGCGGTGCTAACACTACATTTAAACCTGGAACTCTGATGCTTATAACAGATCATATTAACTTTTTTGGAACAAACCCTCTTATAGGGGAAAATGATGAAAGATTTGGTCATAGGTTCCCAGATATGAGTGAAACTTATACTAAAGGGCTACAAGACCTGGCGAAAGAAACGGCAAAGGAGCTAGGGATTGATTACAGAGAGGGAGTATATTTAGGTACAACAGGTCCTACTTATGAGACTGCAGCAGAAGTAAGGGCATTTATAAACATGGGGGCAGATGCAATAGGAATGTCTACTGTACCAGAAGTAATAATAGCAAACTACCTGGGTATGAATATTTTGGGTATATCCTGCATCACAAACATGGCAACAGGAATAGCAAAAGAAGCTCATTCCCATGAAGCAGTTGTGGAAATAGCTAAAAAAACCGGAAATGATTTCTGCAGATGGATTGCAGAAACCGTAAAAAGAATAGAGCTTTAG
- a CDS encoding amino acid ABC transporter permease has protein sequence METQGMLIYILGGLKLTALLYIATGVLALPLGLLLSLGGVSKNSFIRRAIALYTWIFRGSPLLLQLFFIYYGLPVMGITLKPFTAASLTFILNYSAYTCEILRGCIQSIPKGQYEASRVLGMNYFKTMRHIILPQALRMSLPALSNEAVNLVKDTALISSIGMAEILRNSKEIVAREFTIMPFILCGLIYLAVSSIIIIIFKRAEEKYEIVY, from the coding sequence ATGGAAACGCAGGGTATGCTTATCTATATACTAGGGGGGTTGAAGTTAACAGCCCTCCTGTATATTGCTACGGGAGTTTTGGCTCTCCCTCTAGGACTTCTTCTGTCTTTGGGAGGAGTTTCTAAAAATTCATTTATCAGAAGAGCAATTGCCCTCTATACTTGGATATTTAGGGGAAGTCCCCTTCTCCTTCAGTTATTTTTCATCTACTACGGATTACCGGTCATGGGGATAACTCTCAAGCCATTTACTGCAGCTTCACTTACATTTATCCTAAACTACTCTGCTTACACCTGTGAAATTTTAAGAGGATGTATCCAGAGTATTCCAAAAGGACAATATGAAGCTTCTAGAGTGCTTGGGATGAACTACTTTAAAACCATGAGACACATTATACTGCCACAAGCTCTGAGGATGTCTCTACCTGCCCTCTCCAATGAAGCGGTTAACCTTGTCAAAGATACAGCCTTAATATCTTCCATAGGTATGGCTGAGATCCTGAGAAACTCCAAGGAGATTGTTGCAAGAGAATTCACTATAATGCCTTTTATTTTATGCGGTCTTATATATTTGGCTGTGTCTTCAATTATTATTATAATATTTAAACGAGCCGAAGAAAAATACGAGATAGTATACTAA